Proteins encoded in a region of the Pseudomonas putida genome:
- the hemL gene encoding glutamate-1-semialdehyde 2,1-aminomutase, which produces MSRSEDLFAKAQKHIPGGVNSPVRAFKSVGGTPLFFKHAEGAYVVDEDDKRYVDYVGSWGPMILGHGHPDVLDSVRKQLEHGLSYGAPTAMETDMADLVCSLVPSMEMVRMVSSGTEATMSAIRLARGYTGRDAIIKFEGCYHGHSDSLLVKAGSGLLTQGVPSSAGVPADFAKHTLTLPFNDIAAVEKTLAEVGQTVACIIVEPVAGNMNCVPPAPGFLEGLREQCDKHGVVLIFDEVMTGFRVSLGGAQGHYGIKPDLSTFGKIVGGGMPVGCFGGKREIMGCIAPLGPVYQAGTLSGNPLAMAAGLTTLKLISRPGFHAELTDYTSRMLDGLQQRADAAGVPFVTTQAGAMFGLYFSGADDIVTFEDVMASDAERFKRFFHLMLDGGVYLAPSAFEAGFTSIAHGDKELQITLDAAEKAFAALK; this is translated from the coding sequence ATGTCCCGTTCCGAAGACCTGTTCGCCAAAGCCCAGAAGCACATCCCCGGTGGCGTCAACTCGCCGGTCCGCGCTTTCAAGAGCGTTGGCGGCACGCCGCTGTTCTTCAAGCATGCCGAAGGCGCCTATGTCGTTGACGAGGACGACAAGCGCTACGTCGACTACGTTGGCTCCTGGGGCCCGATGATCCTCGGTCACGGCCACCCGGACGTGCTGGACTCGGTACGCAAGCAACTGGAGCACGGCCTGTCCTATGGCGCACCGACCGCCATGGAAACCGACATGGCCGACCTGGTCTGCTCGCTGGTGCCGTCCATGGAAATGGTGCGCATGGTCAGCTCGGGCACCGAAGCCACCATGAGCGCCATCCGCCTGGCCCGTGGCTACACCGGCCGTGACGCCATCATCAAGTTCGAAGGCTGCTACCACGGCCACTCCGACAGCCTGCTGGTAAAAGCCGGCTCCGGCTTGCTGACCCAAGGCGTGCCAAGCTCGGCAGGCGTGCCGGCGGACTTCGCCAAGCACACCCTGACCCTGCCGTTCAACGACATCGCCGCGGTCGAGAAGACACTGGCAGAAGTCGGCCAGACCGTGGCCTGCATCATTGTCGAGCCGGTGGCTGGCAACATGAACTGCGTCCCCCCGGCGCCGGGCTTCCTTGAAGGCCTGCGCGAGCAGTGCGACAAGCATGGCGTGGTGCTGATCTTCGACGAAGTGATGACCGGCTTCCGCGTCTCGCTCGGTGGCGCCCAGGGCCACTATGGCATCAAGCCGGACCTGTCCACCTTCGGCAAGATCGTCGGCGGCGGCATGCCGGTCGGCTGCTTCGGCGGCAAACGTGAAATCATGGGCTGCATCGCTCCGCTCGGCCCGGTCTACCAGGCGGGCACCCTGTCGGGCAACCCGCTGGCCATGGCCGCCGGCCTGACCACCCTGAAGCTGATCAGCCGCCCAGGCTTCCACGCCGAACTGACCGACTACACCAGCCGCATGCTCGACGGCCTGCAGCAGCGCGCCGATGCGGCTGGCGTACCATTCGTCACCACCCAGGCCGGCGCCATGTTCGGCCTGTACTTCAGCGGCGCTGACGACATTGTCACCTTCGAAGACGTGATGGCCAGCGATGCCGAACGCTTCAAGCGCTTCTTCCACCTGATGCTCGACGGTGGCGTGTACCTGGCGCCGAGCGCGTTCGAGGCGGGCTTCACCTCCATCGCCCATGGCGACAAGGAGCTGCAGATCACCCTGGATGCGGCTGAAAAGGCTTTTGCAGCGCTGAAATAA
- a CDS encoding tetratricopeptide repeat protein, with amino-acid sequence MNRTGRALTLGCLLLLQPLLALAEGGNSLLIPATGRCTLNVQPEDLANALKACEQTATAGDAQAQFELGEYYYTQTPKKLDKALDWFQKASLQGQADAQYRLGAMFFHGEGVKANNVQAYILLKMAAVNGAEDALDMADEVTEQMPRDELEHATQVLGQIFRKYLLELQNAEGRTPFSPLP; translated from the coding sequence ATGAACCGCACCGGCCGCGCCCTGACCCTGGGCTGCCTGTTGCTTCTTCAGCCCCTGCTGGCCTTGGCGGAGGGCGGTAACTCGTTGCTGATTCCGGCGACGGGCCGCTGCACCTTGAACGTTCAGCCTGAAGACCTGGCAAACGCCCTCAAGGCCTGCGAGCAGACGGCAACCGCGGGGGATGCCCAGGCGCAGTTCGAACTGGGCGAGTACTACTACACGCAAACGCCAAAAAAACTCGACAAAGCCCTGGACTGGTTCCAGAAGGCTTCGCTGCAAGGCCAGGCTGATGCCCAGTATCGCCTGGGTGCCATGTTCTTCCATGGTGAAGGGGTCAAGGCCAACAACGTACAGGCCTACATTCTGCTGAAGATGGCCGCGGTCAATGGCGCCGAAGATGCGCTGGACATGGCCGACGAAGTGACCGAGCAAATGCCCCGCGACGAGCTGGAGCATGCCACCCAGGTGCTCGGCCAGATCTTCCGCAAATACCTGCTGGAACTGCAGAACGCCGAAGGCCGCACGCCGTTCTCGCCACTCCCCTGA
- a CDS encoding DUF1820 family protein produces MSKREPAIYKVIFLNQGQVFEMYAKQIYQSDLWGFLEIEEFVFGERSQLVVDPSEEKLKSQFEGVIRSFVPMHAIVRIDEVERLGTAKISEAKGGGNVMPFPMPMPEK; encoded by the coding sequence ATGAGCAAACGCGAACCTGCCATCTATAAAGTGATCTTCCTCAACCAGGGGCAGGTCTTCGAGATGTACGCCAAGCAGATCTACCAGAGCGACCTTTGGGGTTTTCTGGAAATCGAGGAGTTCGTGTTCGGCGAGCGCTCGCAACTGGTGGTGGACCCGAGCGAGGAGAAGCTCAAGAGCCAGTTCGAGGGCGTTATCCGCAGTTTCGTGCCGATGCATGCGATTGTGCGCATCGATGAGGTGGAGCGACTGGGCACGGCGAAAATCAGCGAAGCCAAGGGTGGCGGCAATGTCATGCCGTTCCCGATGCCGATGCCGGAAAAGTAA
- a CDS encoding PhoH family protein — MNAPIEPHRFILEPFEAHRFANLCGQFDEHLRLIEQRLAIEIRNRGNQFELIGEPRTTSAAEQLLRRLYRETKATDLSPETVHLYLQESAVENIDNPAVNEVSVSLRTRKGNIRPRGLNQQRYVKEILANDINFGIGPAGTGKTYLAVACAVDALEREQVRRILLVRPAVEAGEKLGFLPGDLAQKIDPYLRPLYDALYEMLGFEHVAKLIERQVIEIAPLAYMRGRTLNNSFIILDESQNTTLEQMKMFLTRIGFGSTAVITGDITQVDLPRGTKSGLAHVIEVLEDVPGISFTHFQPKDVVRHPLVQRIVEAYDRFEGRQNKPEAPGKDA, encoded by the coding sequence TTGAACGCACCCATAGAACCCCATCGTTTCATCCTCGAGCCCTTCGAGGCCCACCGTTTCGCCAACTTGTGCGGCCAGTTCGACGAGCACCTGCGCCTGATCGAACAGCGCCTTGCAATCGAAATCCGCAACCGCGGCAATCAGTTCGAACTGATCGGCGAACCCAGGACCACCTCCGCTGCCGAACAGCTGCTGCGCCGTCTCTACCGCGAGACCAAGGCCACCGACCTGTCGCCGGAAACCGTGCACCTGTACCTGCAGGAATCGGCTGTCGAGAACATCGACAACCCGGCCGTCAACGAGGTCAGCGTGTCGTTGCGCACGCGCAAGGGCAACATCCGCCCGCGCGGGCTCAACCAGCAGCGCTACGTGAAGGAAATCCTGGCCAACGACATCAACTTCGGCATCGGCCCGGCCGGTACCGGCAAGACCTACCTGGCCGTGGCCTGCGCCGTGGACGCGCTGGAGCGCGAACAGGTGCGCCGCATCCTGCTGGTGCGCCCGGCGGTCGAGGCGGGTGAAAAGCTCGGCTTCCTGCCCGGCGACCTGGCACAGAAGATCGACCCGTACCTGCGCCCACTGTACGACGCGCTGTACGAAATGCTCGGCTTCGAACACGTTGCCAAGCTGATCGAACGCCAGGTGATCGAGATCGCCCCGCTGGCCTACATGCGTGGCCGCACCCTGAACAACAGCTTCATCATCCTCGACGAAAGCCAGAACACCACGCTGGAACAGATGAAAATGTTCCTCACCCGCATCGGCTTCGGCTCCACGGCGGTGATCACCGGTGACATCACCCAGGTCGACCTGCCACGGGGCACCAAGTCGGGCCTGGCACACGTCATCGAGGTGCTCGAGGACGTTCCGGGTATCAGCTTCACCCACTTCCAACCCAAAGATGTGGTTCGTCACCCACTGGTGCAGCGCATCGTCGAGGCCTACGACCGCTTCGAAGGCCGCCAGAACAAGCCCGAGGCGCCCGGCAAAGATGCTTGA
- the ybeY gene encoding rRNA maturation RNase YbeY, producing MLELDIQRATDAAAPDDAAFRRWCELALRQRTADSEMTIRLVDEAEGRELNHTYRHKDYATNVLSFPADVPDDLLDIPLLGDLVICVAVVEREAAEQGKSLEAHWAHLVMHGCLHLLGYDHIEDEEAEEMEGLERELLAELGHPDPYADDETDTITH from the coding sequence ATGCTTGAACTTGATATCCAACGGGCCACGGATGCCGCCGCCCCGGATGACGCCGCCTTCCGCCGCTGGTGCGAACTGGCCCTGCGCCAGCGCACCGCCGACTCTGAAATGACCATTCGCCTGGTCGACGAAGCCGAAGGCCGCGAGCTGAACCACACCTACCGGCACAAAGACTACGCGACCAACGTGCTGTCGTTCCCGGCCGATGTGCCCGATGACCTGCTCGATATCCCGCTACTGGGCGACCTGGTGATCTGCGTGGCGGTGGTCGAGCGCGAAGCGGCCGAACAGGGCAAATCGCTGGAAGCGCACTGGGCACACCTGGTCATGCACGGTTGCCTGCACCTGCTCGGCTACGACCACATCGAGGATGAGGAAGCCGAGGAAATGGAAGGCCTGGAACGGGAATTGCTGGCAGAACTGGGTCACCCCGACCCGTACGCCGACGATGAAACCGACACAATCACACACTGA
- a CDS encoding HlyC/CorC family transporter: MSEDRSSNGQKSWLGKLTQAFAHEPKNRQELLELLREAHQNKLLDSEALTIVEGAIQVADLQVRDIMVPRSQMNSIKAGQSPREFLPAVIDAAHSRYPVIGESHDDVLGILLAKDLLPLILKENGDSFNIKDLLRPATFVPESKRLNVLLREFRANHNHMAIVIDEYGGVAGLVTIEDVLEQIVGDIEDEHDVEEDSYIKPLPSGDFLVKALTPIENFNEFFDSEFSDDEFDTVGGLVMSAFGHLPKRNETTEIGSYKFRILNADSRRIHLLRLTPITR; encoded by the coding sequence ATGAGCGAAGATCGATCGAGCAACGGGCAGAAGTCCTGGTTGGGTAAACTGACCCAGGCTTTTGCCCATGAGCCGAAAAACCGCCAGGAGCTGCTTGAGCTGCTGCGCGAAGCCCATCAGAACAAACTGCTGGACAGCGAAGCACTGACCATCGTCGAAGGCGCCATCCAGGTCGCCGACCTGCAGGTGCGCGACATCATGGTGCCGCGCTCGCAGATGAACAGCATCAAGGCAGGTCAGTCGCCACGCGAGTTCCTGCCGGCGGTGATCGACGCCGCGCACTCGCGCTACCCGGTCATCGGCGAAAGCCATGACGATGTGCTCGGGATCCTGCTCGCCAAAGACCTGCTGCCGTTGATCCTCAAGGAGAACGGCGACAGCTTCAACATCAAGGACCTGCTGCGCCCGGCCACCTTCGTGCCCGAGTCCAAGCGCCTGAACGTGTTGCTGCGCGAGTTCCGCGCCAACCATAACCACATGGCCATCGTCATCGACGAATATGGCGGTGTAGCGGGCCTGGTCACCATCGAGGACGTGCTTGAGCAGATCGTCGGCGACATCGAGGACGAGCACGACGTCGAGGAAGACAGCTACATCAAGCCGCTGCCCAGCGGTGATTTCCTGGTCAAGGCGCTTACCCCGATCGAGAACTTCAACGAGTTCTTCGACAGCGAGTTCTCCGATGACGAGTTCGACACGGTCGGCGGCCTGGTGATGAGCGCCTTTGGCCACCTGCCCAAGCGCAACGAAACCACCGAGATCGGGTCTTACAAGTTCCGTATTCTCAACGCCGACAGCCGGCGGATACACTTGCTGCGCCTGACCCCGATCACCCGTTAA